The following proteins are encoded in a genomic region of Capsicum annuum cultivar UCD-10X-F1 unplaced genomic scaffold, UCD10Xv1.1 ctg3719, whole genome shotgun sequence:
- the LOC107852557 gene encoding late blight resistance protein R1-A-like: MVGRDDQMKRLLEDLTISYSDEPKVIPIVGMGGIGKTTLAKEAYNNKSVLHCFDVHAWATVSQQHNRKEIFLGLLRSTIKVDDTVETSGEAELADMLQKSLKRKRYLIVLDDIWSCEVWDGVRRCFPTDDNAGSRILLTTRNDEVACYTGVENLSLWMSFMDQDESWSLFKSAAFASEALPSEFETTGKQIAEKCHGLPLTIVVVAGLLKSKREIEDWENVAKNVKSCLTNDPDELCSHVLGLSYNHMTSDLKACLLHFGIFPEDSQITAKKLMRSWMAEGFLNLENDLEGEAEKCLQELVDRCLVLVCKTSLDGAKFISFKVHDLIYDLCVREIQREKFIVI; the protein is encoded by the coding sequence ATGGTTGGACGTGATGATCAAATGAAACGATTGTTAGAAGATCTGACTATAAGCTACTCTGATGAACCCAAAGTAATCCCGATTGTCGGGATGGGAGGCATAGGTAAAACAACCTTAGCAAAAGAAGCTTACAATAATAAATCAGTTCTACACTGTTTTGATGTTCATGCCTGGGCTACTGTATCTCAACAGCACAACAGAAAGGAAATTTTCCTGGGCCTTCTGCGGTCGACGATCAAAGTGGATGACACGGTTGAGACCAGCGGTGAAGCAGAGCTAGCAGACATGCTGCAGAAAAGTTTAAAGAGAAAGAGGTACTTAATTGTCTTGGATGATATCTGGAGTTGTGAAGTGTGGGATGGCGTGAGACGATGCTTTCCAACAGATGACAATGCAGGGAGTCGAATACTGTTGACTACCCGTAACGATGAAGTGGCTTGTTATACTGGTGTAGAGAATCTTTCTTTGTGGATGAGCTTCATGGATCAAGATGAGAGTTGGAGTCTTTTCAAAAGTGCAGCATTTGCAAGTGAAGCATTACCATCTGAGTTTGAGACTACTGGGAAGCAAATTGCAGAGAAATGTCACGGGTTACCACTAACCATAGTCGTGGTTGCTGGACTTCTCAAatctaaaagggaaatagaagaCTGGGAAAATGTTGCGAAAAATGTCAAGTCATGTCTCACAAATGATCCTGACGAACTATGTTCACATGTGCTTGGGTTGAGTTACAATCACATGACTAGCGATCTAAAAGCCTGTCTTCTGCATTTCGGGATTTTTCCAGAAGACAGTCAGATAACAGCGAAGAAATTGATGAGATCATGGATGGCTGAGGGGTTCCTGAATTTGGAAAATGATTTGGAAGGAGAGGCTGAGAAGTGTTTGCAAGAGCTTGTTGATAGATGTCTAGTTCTCGTCTGCAAGACAAGTCTAGATGGagcaaaatttatatcatttaagGTTCATGATCTAATATATGACCTGTGTGTGAGAGAAATTCAAAGAGAGAAATTTATTGTAATTTAA